The following are from one region of the Odontesthes bonariensis isolate fOdoBon6 chromosome 12, fOdoBon6.hap1, whole genome shotgun sequence genome:
- the pou3f3a gene encoding POU domain, class 3, transcription factor 3-A produces MLWGMAAATSSPYLASSRILSGPVVHSDRRGGGMQPGSTAVTTVSGGYRGDPSVKMVQSDFMHGTMVASNGGHMLSHAHQWVTSLPHAAAAAAAAAAAAAETGSPWPPSSQPQEVKRNTVRDDLHSGSALHHRSPHLGPHQTHPGSWGGTSSAHISITEGQQQQQPLIYSQPGGFTVNGMLSSHTGQSLMHSGLVRGESPELDHGSHHHHHHNHHHNHHTHHHQHQGVGHDSHSDEDTPTSDDLEHFAKQFKQRRIKLGFTQADVGLALGTLYGNVFSQTTICRFEALQLSFKNMCKLKPLLNKWLEEADSTTGSPTSIDKIATQGRKRKKRTSIEVSVKGALESHFLKCPKPSAQEINSLADTLQLEKEVVRVWFCNRRQKEKRMTPPGLPRTPEDAYSQVGSMGPDTPSPSLECKRMYSDT; encoded by the coding sequence ATGCTTTGGGGGATGGCAGCAGCAACCTCAAGTCCATACCTCGCCAGCAGCAGGATTTTATCTGGCCCGGTTGTTCACTCTGATCGGAGAGGTGGCGGCATGCAGCCGGGCAGCACGGCCGTGACCACGGTGTCCGGTGGATACAGAGGGGACCCTTCGGTTAAGATGGTGCAGAGTGacttcatgcatggaaccatgGTGGCAAGCAACGGGGGACACATGCTTAGCCATGCCCACCAGTGGGTGACATCGTTGCCTCACGCAGCAGCCGCGGCCGCTGCGGccgcagcggcagcagcagagACCGGCTCCCCGTGGCCCCCCAGTTCCCAGCCGCAGGAGGTGAAGAGAAACACCGTCAGGGATGACCTTCACTCGGGCTCAGCTTTGCACCACAGGTCCCCACATCTGGGACCCCACCAGACGCACCCGGGAAGTTGGGGAGGCACTTCCTCAGCGCACATCAGCATCACtgaggggcagcagcagcaacagcccCTCATTTATTCTCAGCCCGGCGGATTTACAGTCAACGGGATGCTGAGCTCACACACCGGACAAAGCCTCATGCACTCGGGGCTGGTGCGCGGGGAATCCCCTGAGCTGGATCACGGAagccatcatcatcaccaccataaCCACCACCATAACCACCACACGCACCATCACCAACATCAAGGGGTGGGCCACGATTCGCACTCAGACGAGGACACCCCGACGTCCGATGACTTGGAGCATTTCGCCAAACAGTTCAAACAGCGGCGGATCAAACTCGGCTTCACCCAGGCAGACGTGGGCTTGGCTTTAGGCACTCTGTACGGCAACGTGTTTTCACAAACCACCATCTGCAGGTTCGAGGCGCTTCAGCTGAGCTTTAAGAACATGTGCAAGCTTAAACCTCTGCTCAACAAATGGCTGGAAGAGGCCGATTCCACGACCGGGAGCCCAACCAGCATCGATAAGATCGCCACCCAGGGCAGGAAGAGGAAAAAGCGCACATCCATCGAGGTGAGCGTAAAAGGCGCCTTGGAGAGCCACTTCCTCAAGTGTCCCAAACCCTCCGCACAGGAGATCAATTCTCTGGCGGACACTCTGCAACTGGAGAAGGAGGTGGTCAGGGTCTGGTTCTGCAACCGCAGGCAGAAAGAGAAGCGCATGACGCCGCCTGGACTCCCGCGCACCCCCGAGGACGCATATTCACAGGTGGGCAGCATGGGACCTGACACGCCGTCCCCTTCACTAGAGTGCAAGAGGATGTACAGCGACACGTGA
- the gpr45 gene encoding high-affinity lysophosphatidic acid receptor, giving the protein MAFCNESLLEECDFMEPGVEEAAESLPSEAATPLISVTLHVTLAAIMIFMITIGFLGNAIVCLIVYQKPAMRSAINLLLATLAFSDIMLSLLCMPFTAVTVATADWTFGSGFCRASIMLYWLFVLEGVSILLIISVDRFLIIVQRQDKLTPHRAKLLIAGSWVLSLCVSLPSVVGWRSGAAGIGGAWAPQCVLGYSESVADRGYTVLLAVAVFFVPFAVMLYSYMCILNTVRRNTLRIHNHTSEHSCLPALNQVSKMRLTGLQRPPQIKVDMSFKTRAFTTILILFVGFSVCWLPHTVVSLLAVFSRQFYYSSVFYPISIGALWLSYLKTVFNPVIYCWRIRKFREACREFIPKSCRLCPRVPGRSHRRVRPSNIYVCSETQSAV; this is encoded by the coding sequence ATGGCTTTTTGTAATGAAAGCCTGCTGGAGGAGTGTGACTTCATGGAGCCAGGTGTAGAGGAAGCTGCAGAAAGCCTCCCATCTGAAGCTGCGACTCCTCTCATATCAGTTACTCTGCATGTGACCCTGGCAGCCATAATGATCTTCATGATTACTATCGGTTTCCTTGGCAATGCAATTGTGTGTCTGATTGTTTACCAGAAACCCGCCATGCGCTCTGCCATCAATCTCCTCCTCGCCACGTTGGCCTTCTCTGACATCAtgctctctctgctctgcaTGCCCTTCACTGCCGTCACCGTGGCCACCGCTGACTGGACCTTTGGGAGTGGCTTCTGCCGAGCCTCCATCATGCTATACTGGCTGTTTGTCCTTGAGGGGGTGTCCATCCTCCTCATAATTAGCGTGGACCGCTTCCTCATAATTGTGCAGCGGCAGGACAAGCTGACCCCACATAGAGCTAAGCTGCTGATCGCAGGTTCCTGGGTGTTGAGCCTGTGTGTGTCCCTGCCGTCCGTCGTCGGCTGGAGGTCGGGTGCGGCAGGTATCGGCGGTGCCTGGGCGCCGCAGTGTGTGCTGGGATACAGTGAGTCTGTGGCAGACCGTGGATACACAGTTCTCTTGGCTGTAGCGGTTTTCTTTGTGCCATTCGCTGTCATGTTGTACTCCTACATGTGCATCCTCAACACGGTGCGCCGCAACACCCTGCGCATCCACAACCACACCAGTGAGCATTCCTGCCTGCCAGCCCTCAACCAAGTCAGCAAAATGAGACTCACTGGGCTGCAGCGGCCACCTCAGATCAAGGTGGACATGAGCTTCAAAACCCGAGCCTTCACTACCATCCTCATCCTCTTTGTCGGCTTCTCTGTGTGCTGGTTGCCTCACACAGTGGTCAGCCTGCTGGCTGTGTTCAGCCGGCAGTTCTACTACAGCTCCGTCTTCTACCCCATAAGCATAGGAGCTCTGTGGCTTAGCTACTTGAAGACGGTCTTTAACCCCGTCATCTACTGCTGGAGGATCCGAAAGTTCAGGGAGGCCTGTCGGGAGTTCATTCCTAAAAGCTGCAGACTGTGTCCCAGAGTGCCAGGCAGGAGCCACAGACGAGTGAGGCCCAGCAACATCTATGTGTGCAGCGAGACCCAGTCGGCCGTGTGA